The following are from one region of the Quercus robur chromosome 1, dhQueRobu3.1, whole genome shotgun sequence genome:
- the LOC126722915 gene encoding 50S ribosomal protein L9, chloroplastic translates to MASTASALSWSSSSWLKSFGGNSNEASKLSDRRTALVILAQKKAKKTRKVILKEDVEYLGKMGQLLDVKAGFYRNFLLPTGKAQIVTPILLKEMRMEEERIEAEKKRVKEEAQQLALIFETVGAFKVKRKGGKGKQIFGSVTAQDLVDIIKAQLQRDVDKRIVSLPEIRETGEYIAELKLHPEVTARVRLNVFAN, encoded by the exons ATGGCATCTACAGCTTCGGCTCTGTCATGGAGTTCTTCTTCGTGGCTCAAGAGCTTCGGTGGAAACTCAAACGAAGCTTCTAAACTATCGGATAGAAGAACAGCCTTGGTCATTTTGGCTCAGAAGAAAGCCAAGAAGACCCGAAAG GTAATTTTGAAGGAGGACGTGGAATACCTGGGAAAGATGGGGCAGCTACTTGATGTTAAAGCTGGGTTTTATAGGAATTTTTTGCTGCCTACGGGAAAGGCCCAGATTGTCACTCCCATTCTGCTCAA GGAAATGCGAATGGAAGAGGAGAGAATTGAGGCTGAGAAAAAACGG GTAAAAGAAGAGGCACAGCAACTTGCTCTGATCTTTGAAACTGTTGGAGCTTTTAAGGTGAAGCGCAAAGGTGGGAAAGGGAAACAAATTTTTGGAAG TGTAACTGCTCAAGATCTTGTTGACATAATCAAGGCACAACTTCAGAG GGATGTGGACAAGAGAATTGTTTCTCTTCCAGAAATCCGGGAAACGGGAGAATATATTGCAGAGCTGAAGCTTCACCCAGAAGTTACCGCTCGAGTGAGGTTAAATGTGTTTGCCAACTAA
- the LOC126722904 gene encoding protein SENSITIVE TO PROTON RHIZOTOXICITY 2: protein MLSGANTTSCFQNVPLQIYSVNEEDVVSASSLEGNSASEPHPNSFLYNFSVLKDKVHQVQSLVSILISTDHSQPEPATSFAVASMSTVIQEIISSATSMMFICQQMGLGPTAAGSTSTDELHHGHQGQRHQTRFSQPNFGGNRAGNIGQERGQGFFSSETLADCWYGGETFNNYGTSKDETRSGAVGNNVNRVERRDQVAQGGDTSEAILERITSKDYDIIELDAADLLAKYTHYCQVCGKGFKRDANLRMHMRAHGDEYKTSAALSNPMKNNNGGASGNRDGLLKLPRKYSCPQEGCRWNRKHAKFQPLKSMICVKNHYKRSHCPKMYVCKRCNQKQFSVLSDLRTHEKHCGDQKWQCSCGTTFSRKDKLMGHVALFIGHTPATISLSKLAKVEQQTLQMQIDDRHR from the coding sequence ATGCTATCTGGGGCTAATACTACTTCTTGCTTCCAAAATGTCCCACTGCAGATCTATTCTgtgaatgaagaagatgttgtTTCAGCCTCCTCTCTTGAAGGAAACTCGGCCTCAGAACCTCATCCAAACTCTTTCCTCTATAACTTTTCAGTTCTCAAGGACAAGGTTCATCAGGTACAATCTTTGGTTAGCATCCTTATCAGCACGGATCATAGCCAACCTGAACCAGCAACATCTTTTGCTGTGGCCAGCATGAGTACTGTGATTCAAGAAATTATCTCGTCCGCGACTTCAATGATGTTCATTTGCCAACAAATGGGGCTTGGTCCTACTGCAGCTGGTAGCACTAGCACCGATGAATTGCACCATGGCCATCAAGGCCAGCGTCATCAAACTCGGTTTTCTCAACCAAACTTTGGTGGCAATCGTGCTGGTAAcataggccaagaaagagggCAAGGTTTCTTTTCTAGTGAAACCCTTGCTGATTGCTGGTATGGTGGTGAAACCTTTAATAATTATGGTACTAGTAAGGATGAAACTCGAAGTGGTGCTGTTGGCAACAACGTTAATAGGGTCGAAAGGAGAGATCAAGTGGCTCAAGGGGGTGATACTAGTGAAGCGATATTAGAAAGGATTACATCAAAGGATTATGATATCATTGAATTAGATGCTGCAGATTTGTTGGCTAAGTACACACATTATTGCCAAGTTTGTGGGAAAGGGTTCAAGCGTGACGCGAATTTGAGAATGCACATGAGGGCTCATGGAGATGAATACAAGACTAGTGCCGCTCTAAGCAACCCCATGAAGAATAATAATGGAGGCGCCTCAGGTAATCGAGACGGTTTGCTGAAATTGCCTAGGAAATATTCGTGTCCACAAGAAGGGTGTAGGTGGAATCGAAAGCATGCCAAGTTTCAGCCTCTGAAATCCATGATTTGTGTGAAGAATCACTACAAGAGGAGCCATTGTCCTAAGATGTATGTTTGCAAGCGTTGCAATCAGAAGCAATTCTCAGTGCTTTCTGATTTGAGGACACATGAGAAGCACTGTGGGGATCAGAAGTGGCAATGCTCATGCGGTACCACATTTTCTAGGAAAGACAAGCTTATGGGCCACGTTGCTTTGTTTATTGGGCACACCCCAGCTACAATCTCTCTGTCAAAGCTAGCAAAAGTTGAGCAACAAACGTTGCAAATGCAAATTGATGATAGGCACAGATGA
- the LOC126722926 gene encoding zinc finger protein ZAT5-like — protein sequence MEGQEEVAVMGSNGHTQIVKGKRTKRQRPLSPFDLALTSSSSSVGLAGSGNTSDYASISSPSAGTNCEVDVYESTEEEEDMANCLILLAKGVGTRQSPELATTTTTATTATATTKSGFYIYECKTCNRAFPSFQALGGHRASHKKPKPMIEEKKAAPTATPPSTEYVEEAQINVRNNCTTSAPPKLVQIGAAPNKGLVNTNNNKTKIHECSICGLEFMSGQALGGHMRRHRSAVAASPSQMVTMGVETTISTTLESKHVEIKPRRNILSLDLNLPAPEDDSKFQFTSAAAQQSLVFSASALVDCHY from the coding sequence atggaaGGTCAAGAAGAAGTAGCTGTCATGGGGTCTAATGGTCACACCCAAATCGTCAAAGGCAAGCGTACCAAGCGCCAGAGGCCCTTGTCTCCCTTTGATCTTGCTCTCACTTCTAGCTCATCAAGTGTTGGGCTTGCTGGTAGTGGTAACACTAGTGATTATGCTTCGATTTCATCACCATCAGCAGGAACTAATTGCGAAGTGGATGTATATGAGAGCActgaagaagaggaagacaTGGCTAATTGTTTGATTCTCTTAGCCAAAGGTGTTGGTACAAGGCAATCACCAGAATTagccacaaccacaacaacaGCAACTACTGCTACTGCTACTACCAAGTCCGGGTTCTATATTTACGAGTGCAAGACTTGTAACCGGGCTTTCCCTTCATTTCAAGCCCTTGGTGGTCACAGAGCAAGTCACAAAAAGCCTAAGCCGATGATAGAAGAGAAAAAAGCAGCACCAACAGCAACACCACCATCCACAGAATATGTTGAAGAAGCGCAAATCAATGTTAGAAACAATTGTACTACTAGTGCTCCTCCAAAACTTGTCCAAATTGGTGCAGCACCCAACAAAGGTTTGGTCAAtaccaacaacaacaagacCAAAATCCATGAGTGTTCCATATGTGGTTTGGAATTTATGTCTGGTCAAGCCCTTGGTGGACACATGAGACGGCATAGATCAGCAGTAGCAGCATCACCAAGCCAAATGGTGACGATGGGCGTTGAAACAACAATAAGTACCACTTTGGAATCCAAGCACGTTGAGATCAAGCCAAGAAGAAATATTCTATCTTTGGATCTAAATCTTCCAGCACCAGAAGATGATTCTAAGTTCCAATTCACATCAGCAGCAGCACAACAAAGTCTTGTGTTCTCCGCCTCAGCCTTGGTGGATTGCCATTACTAG